The Oryza brachyantha chromosome 7, ObraRS2, whole genome shotgun sequence genomic interval ATCAGAATTGATGGAGATTATTATTGATTCTGAAGATGAGATGCTAATCCATATAGGAGTATTTAACTGTGAATACCTTGATCGTCTTCACAGATCTGACAGATGACAACGTAGAGCTAGCTAACACAGGGCGTGTGTCCCCACAGGACGGCAGAGCGTGGACAAACAAAAGAAGTATTCCTCGATTCTTAAGGTTTAtcgtcattgattttttatatgtctgactaattattttattaaaaaatatatgtaaatacgTAGAAATGAAATTATACTTAATAAGACAATTATCATAGTGTCCAAAAGTTAACAGCGATAAATCTTAAATACCGTAAGTCAGGGTCCAcctattgatcaaacatttaaaaattttaattctattaATCAAATGATAATTTAAAGGCATATACGTAAGTCAAAAATCCTATACACTCCCGCTCCCCTAGGCCCCCATGCATTACATACGTGtttgacagaagaaaaaaaaacgttttatcaatagcaaaagtgcaCAGGGGAGTACAAAACTATGCTGAAAGCCAACATAATTATCCCTATGTTCTGAATTTCTACGGAAGATCGCCGGCATCTACTTCATGAAAATTCAGTTACTGAAATGCACGCTAGTTTGACACTAGTTTGACAAGCCATTGAATTTGGATAAAGATGAGGTTAGAACATACGGTTACTATATAGGAAAGAATAAATTTGGGCACTCTTTTGAGGTGATGTTCATGACAATTACGCCAGTGGATTAAGCTACCATGAAGATTAAGCGAGTAATCCTCCACAGTTAACCGGTTTCCCCATGTCACTCTCAGACCTTTTTCCTCTTATCTGAACGATGAGGTGCCTCTTTGGAGCTCACATTCTCTGCAAAGTTAAGCTAGCAAGCCATGTTGGACTAGAGTCCATATTGAATCAATCCCAGTATCTTCAACTTAAGagaaggctaataatatagccaacaaactaactataaaattttttatagttttctctTAGCCCATCCATATAGTAGTTAtctctttattattaatgcaggacccacatgtcactcccacagagtttttttggttcttttgcCCAAACTGGCTACGAGCTTATAGCCCGCTTAAACTCTCtctcatcccctctctcctccacataagcatttagtcAGCttgtagcctgctattatacttgctctaaagcTGACTCGTCACCGTTTACCTCACCACTATATTAGTCTAGGATTCttgattatctttttttcgaGGAATGTGGCAGGAGCTCTGCCATTTCATGATTCTTGATTATCTAGTGTAATCATATCGCCatttccaaaaaataatatgattgcTTACATCATGGCTTTCAttgcaaaaataaacatgTGACTACGTGAAACTCATAGAAACATCTGCAACGTATGTACATTCACAAAAATAATCTCAATTTGAGTTTCATCGTCCGCTTATCCGATTATCAGCCATAGccaaaattagaattttgaaacttcattctagatttgatttttttttaaaaaaaaggagatgaGGACATGTAACAACTAATATTTAGAATCAGAGGGAGTAGAGTGAGCAGTCTGAATGTTTCAAGCACAATATTACCCCTTGACACTTCAAGTCCAGTTTGGAGCTAAGAATTTCCTGGATTTCCGTCGATATCATATTGCTTCCAATATCATTCCTGAAACAGGCCACACAGTGACACAGATCAGACTCCATTACTTCCATGTGTGCCACAGAAAGGGTTACCTGGCATGTAGCAGTGAGCAGCGATTGTTTTGCCAAGTAAAACGGCCGGTGTACTCCAGCGAATCCAAGTGCTCCACTATGGCCTGTGGCGTATGGAGACAACTGAGAATTCGACCGGCCAGAAAGGTTCAGAGAATCTGAAATTGCAGGCCGACCGATAAACCCACCGCCTGGTGATCAAGCTGCTCATGGTGCCTTTCTTTCATGGCGCTTTTCGTGCAACACGATAATTAGACCGATCAACGTGCACAGAAAGAATGGCACTTTTGCAGTGGCTTTCTGCTGTCTTTCTTTATCATGGAGCAAAAAAAAGCCCAAAAGGGCCTCTCCTGATCTCAAGTGCTCGTTTCAACTCTGAATAATAGTAACATGCACCGAACAGGATTTATACACTTCTTAATTCTCGTGCTGATCATGCTACTACTAGCTGCTCTTTACGCCCATGGCTCAGAACTGGGTGGGGCATGAGGAAATCGACAGTGACACCACTATGTATCAACCATGTGGTATGATAAGAGTGCCCTTGCTCCAACTGCACTATGGTTTACTCAGTCAGAAAAGAATGAGCACTTCACATATAATGAAAGAAAATTGAAGTCGTCTATGAGCCAGAGATATAGGGCTCATAGGCTGGCCGCCTCAGCTTTCCTGAGAAAAGCTGGTGCCTGAAGGGTTACTTGGACCTTTGATCAAACGactaattttgttattatataAGGGTCACTTGTTCCAACTATTAGATCACCATacgagaaaagaaaagcaagatactatgtattaattttggaTCGGATTAATAGATATAGAACAAATACGCATTACGCAATAAAGTTAAGCACAAGAGGACACAAACTTTGGTGGCAGAGTTTTTAAACaagtagaaaacaaaagatacaTCCTTCTCCAACAGTATTTTAGCAATTCCCTCCTTTAATTCgaagcaataaaaaaactaaactggTGTCTAATTACTGAAAGGCactccaagaaaaaaaatgaaagaactTATTACAGAATGGTGTTCGAAGATCTGAATTATTCATATTAGTGGTTATGATCTCTAAAAGTAAAaggtaaaataaaatggaaggATATATGCTAAGTGTTAGTTTCAGAACATAGAagggaaaataaaatgaaaggaCACATGTTAACTAGTGCTTTTTTGTTACCTCTGTTGCTCTAGAAATGTAAATCCCTTGCGTTTTACCCTCATTCATCGAGGTTGTCGTTTGTGGTTAGACAAGTCAAGAAGGTCCCTTAGatatgagaaaataaaatcgaagcattaaaaattttctcaacaaaaatgcaTACTACACTTTCTTCCCAAATATATCTCCACCTGAAAACTGTAAAAAGACCCGCTCATCCCTTTAGTCGTTTCGTCTTCATACCCCAGCCATGTTTAACATCCTAAATTTCAACTGCCACTTGCTTGAGTAATCTAGCTCCTGCTTCAAGTTTTCCTGCTCCGTCCCTCTTGATCTGTATAAGAGACCacaatgaaatgaaattagcgatatgaaaaattatctcTACAGGATCATTTCGGAACTTATCACAAAAACAAGCATTATTTCTGATTTTCCAAATGGACCACAAGACTGCTGAAACTCCTACAGCTACCAGATTTTTCGTAGCTTTATTGAAGCCTCTCATCCAGTTATCAAACAAATCTTTACTGTTGTTTACCATATTAACAGCAAAAGTACACTTTATCACACTCCAGACCAATCTAGCCAAATTACACTGAAAGAACAGATGATCAATTGTCTCATCTTTTTCACAAAATTGACATTTTttactcttcttcttccaacccccacggactctgattattcacgaatctatctgtaacattctaggcccaatcggactctatttcttatccgatccatACTCCATCGGCTGATTCCGAGTCGTATTTCACAtggtcttctatccgattgtCCTGTTTCCTGTCTGATTTGGTctttaatcatagattaattcaTAGCGGcaatttgctaaaatctgACGTTAATAGATAACTCATCCGTAACAACTTAAAATGTATCCCGTTTCCGATATGCCACTAGGAATGACCCATTATTATATAAGGTTGTTTGTAATAGGTCATAATTATGGATCATTACGGATGATTTGTTGAGATAGAACCACGACCTGTTATGGATGAGAACATATCAGTAATGGGTGTCGTAAGACAAACCGTCACGAATAACAGACCTTATCTGTAACGtgtcataattatttttcttatgtccTCCGCCACTGGAGATaagatttttaatcttatctagattcatctatatatcaatatataattttttatgtgtttagtTCATTAGCCTTCATATAAAACTAGAGAtaatcaaaatatcttatgaTATAGAACATCCgtaatatatatgtgaaaagGATGATAGGAATATGCAATATATCACATACCAGTACAAAAATATACTGTACATCTATTAGTATATACACACCATCCCCTAATTTCTACCTCTATATGGCATGATATGTCCTACAAAACTTAACTAGAGTATATCCAAAATAACACACAGTCCATCTCCAGATGATCCATCGATCTGACGATCTCACGCTCTCTCCTCTCCGTCCATGGACGTACGGGCCGTACGGCGCTACTCGTCCATGTCTTCCTGTATCGTCTCCAGcttggacggcggcggcccgtGGGTGTCCGCCTCCACTGGCTCGACGTGCACGTCACCCATGCTCATGATCTCCGCGACGACGTCCTCGACCGCCGACCCCCTCCCGGCGCCGTCCAGCAGCCGCCGGAGCTGGCCCTTGGTCATCCGGATCCTCACGCGCCTCGTCGGCGAACtcgcaccgcctccgccgccgtccttctccttcctcgtcGACAGCGCGCCTTGCGCCACTCCGCCGGagaactccgccgccgccgctccccagTAGTCATCTTCGCCGGtgccgtcgtcctccccggccCAAGCCGTCACCTTCGCCCTCGCCCGCTCCAAGCAGTTGCAGTTACCCATGTCAAAGACAAAAAAAGCTCTCGGAGCACACCactcctagctagctacctaggtagttgcaacttgcaacctGCAGCTGAAAGGATCGGATCGGAGAAGACGAAGGAGAGGATGCGCCGTTGACGCGTGCGTGTGAGCTATCTTTCGCTTGGATCAACCTCTACCAGCTAGCTTGCAGTGGAGACGAAGAGTAAGGAGGTGCACGTATTTATAGTGGAATTATTCAGCTTTGTTTCCTAGAGCAAGTTCTAGGAAAGCGATTTGAGACGGCAGCGTACGGACGAACAGTCCATGCTGTGTATGCTTTTGCACGAATTTCTATGAAAAGGTATTGGTTTAGAGGGGTTgtgtttgatttaattaagtGTGTATGGAGTACGTACATGCTGAGGATTGACCAGGATAGATGTTTCCTATCGGGAGATTAATTAATGCGGCACTGTATGATTAAATACTTTCATGTCGGCTGATTAAATTAAAATGTGATCGTTCATTACGCCTGCAGATATGCATGAGAAATAATATGTGTGCTAGCTAATAGATATAGAAATGAATTGTGGCGGCACATCAGCAAGATTAGCGTACGTAATGTTGTTGTGTCGCCGTTTCTTCTACGTCGTTCTCACAAATGTCAATGGGCACCCCTTGTTACAACTTcgaattaagctagctagctctatgTGGATAGCGTTATTTCACGTACGTATGTAATATGCTAATCATATTATCAACAGATATCAACATGCAACTGGAAATATTAGaaacaagacatggctgcagGGAGAGACACTGTTGTTGGATACGATTAGGTTTAGGGGGTGCGTCTTGCGTGCAATGAACAGCTTGTTGGATCGAATCATATGATGTATAGATCAGTTGCAGAAGACTACGCAGCTACACGTTTCTGAGGCACACTTGTAGTATCAATATGCCATCACTCGCCTTGAAAAAACTACCACCCTTCTCGACGTTCATTCCCAAGTCGTCGTTACAGCTGGTTAATCCCACTTATACCAACTTCGTTAATTTTTCCAGCCATTGACAGACATTCTATTAGTCAGGCCTTCTGCAAGTGGTAAATTTGCTTTCAGACGgctgtaaaaaaattcaaatgaaagCAGCACACCAACTTTTACAAAAGAGCTACTACTGCTATCTGCAGTAAGTAGAGTAGCAGTCAGTATATGCACGCGATCGCCCATAGTAATTAAGACCATACATCCATCGAATAATCGAATGCCGTGTGGTCTCTCAGAAAATTCAGAGAACCATGCAGCTATAGGTAgctttagaagaaaaaaaaaagcgccGATGCTAATGTGAGCGATGACATCGGCAGCGGCATTTGCCGTCTCGCCCGCGCGCAGAATGGCAGATGAAAACCAGCCTGGCTCACGCCTCCACTTGCACCTAAATTATTCACTTGCATGCGACAGTTTGATCACACCCACAGTTAGTTCAGTTCATCCCCCCCTTGCCGATCGATGCGATGTCCCGTGCGTGTCCGCCACGCGCCGTTCGACTAATTTATGCGATAAATTCTCGCTTTTTCGATCGAGGACTAAACTTGCCTGGGAGTACTCAGTACTCACTCAGGTGGATCTAACCAACCGAACTGATTCTTGCTGGACTTCTTTAAGggcactaattaattaatttcgcAGCAGTGTCGTCGTCATGCGTACTGCTTGTACTCGTTGCCGGGGGGAAGAAGACGACTTGGGCCGCGTTCGTCTCATGTTATTTTGCGGTAAGTTATTCGTTataaaaaacgtagtaataaattagtatataattaattaattatataaaatttaaaaatagattaatatgttatttaaagaaatttttctataaaaaaatttattgaaaatatattgttcaGCAGTTTTGGAAGTAAAAGCAGCTTGGTATGGAAGAGATatagccgaacacggcctttgGTGCTCTCTACGTCGATCGGCCGGGGCGGCAGCTAGCTGGCATCTGGCGTGTGTGCTGCTGTTGCTCAAGAAAGGGACCGATGGTATTCAAGGTGTAGCGTTAAACTAAGGAAAAAGTTGTACGGCGGTATTTGGTTGCTGTGCGACAATAGCTATCCGAAGTGGTCTTTTGTACGTCGTCTCACTGGCTCACTGCTAGGCTGCTAGCCCCTTATAATAAAGGACAACACGGTTtgtctataatttttaataatattaatttattccGACTCTATGCTGCAACCAATCTTTAGGCAGGTTATATACATAGACAACTgtaatttacaaaactatagtTCAATTAAAAACATTATTGCTAAATTTCCATCTATGGTTGGCGAGTATGCATAAACATTGTTTCACAATAGCTTGCAAGTTATATGTAGTCATTATCTTTcttatactagaaaataatatatctgaAATCAACAGCCGACCATTGTTCTATTCAATTTCACTCACGTCACCATGAATAACTAGGGTTATCAAAACAGAGGATAACATCGAAGAATAATAAGCCGTAAATTAGATGGTTGGCCATATCTTGCCACCACCACAATTATCAAAGCCGATCTAGTGAGGACTGCCAAAGAACAGCCTAGGTGACACCGTGCCGATGTAAGTTCCCAACATATTTCACTGCCCACATGAATCCTCCAAAGCCACACGCCTCCAAGGAGGAGGTAATGTGAGACACAGATGCGTCTCATCTAGGAGACCTGAGCAAATTTTTCACTTGGAAACTAGTGTAGAGATTGGGATAGGGTGCGGTGATGATGCTCCGAGGAGACTCCTAATGGCATCGCCATCATTAAAGTTGGCTAGAATCTGACAAGCTTTTAGCCATTCAACAATATGCTCCTCACACGCAACCAGGGTCATCTCCAAGAATTGGAGACCCATGAGCGAGATGCAAATAGATGTGAGATATATAGCAACACGATGACACAACGAACATCAGAGTAATCATTGAGATGTGGTGTTTCAGTTGTCACCGACCAGCATGGGTTGAACCTTAGAAATTTGGGCTCTTATGGTTTGGCTATAtcataaaaagccaaacaccatagttgtaaaagaaaaaaaattatatatgtgatctTAACCGTCTAAAAGCAAAGGAGAAAAGTGGCATGAGGAGCAGTCGTGTAGGACATAAGACCATTCTTAGTGTAagttttataggaattttcaTCTTATAAATAAGATGTCATATAGGTTAGACTGATTagatatcaagaaatttatgaagaaagaaagaatgtATTCTATTGAGATAAAGTCACACTTATCTATGACTTGGAAACAGAATGAAATAGGTTGTAGCTGAATCATTTCATCCTATGCCATGGAAACGTATACAACTAAAACTGCACTACGGTTGTGTAGTTGTTTCACAATACaattcaataattaaatactatggctagaaaatgaaatgaaacttTGCATTGTAGGCTTTTGTTTAATTCATCAATTACCCAATCCTCTTTAGATAATGTGGCATTCCTAAAATCTATGTAATGGAGCATTCTACTGAAAATGGCCTAATTGTAGGATTGAAGTCATGGATTGGACTTTGAGTCTCATTAGTAACAAAGGCATGCAAGAGGTGGGGCGGGGTATTGCTAGGTAAGCAGATGATGGGGAGTGAGAACATGAATGCATTACTACACGACATTGAATGGGTGTTGGTTGAGAATTAGCCTTCCGTGCTAGATTCACAATTGACACCCATTAGTGGCACTGGTAGCAACAACCAACACTGATGGCCCATGAAAACTGACACCTAAAAATTCCCAAGagctaaaaaaagaaaactgacTCGCTAAGACGATTCTTAGAGCTGTCTGTACCCACCCAGAAACATCCAAATCCCACATAAATAATACATCTATATT includes:
- the LOC102710998 gene encoding uncharacterized protein LOC102710998, with the translated sequence MGNCNCLERARAKVTAWAGEDDGTGEDDYWGAAAAEFSGGVAQGALSTRKEKDGGGGGASSPTRRVRIRMTKGQLRRLLDGAGRGSAVEDVVAEIMSMGDVHVEPVEADTHGPPPSKLETIQEDMDE